Part of the Choloepus didactylus isolate mChoDid1 chromosome 27, mChoDid1.pri, whole genome shotgun sequence genome is shown below.
GTATTTTTAAGGTTTTATTATAAACTAAGATTATGGAATGATTCATTATTCTGTTCTTTCCTAGACATTGGGAAAGTTGATGATCCTCTGCAGCATCACTTGCAAAATCAAAGAATTCAGAAATTTATGGAACAATGCCATGAACATAAtacatttggaaatattaatCACAGTAAATGTTTTCTGTTAAGACAACAACATGATATGTTTAAATTACATGGAAAAACTGTAAAATCAAATTTAagtttagaaaaccagaacagaagcAGTGAGCTAAAGAACTTTTCTGAGTTTAATGGCGACGGGAAATCCTTTCTCCAGGATAAGCATGAACAATTTGATACTGAAGTTCAATTCACTGAAACTGCAAAACCCATCAGCAACAAGTCCCAGGTCATTAAGCATCAGAGAACTCACAAAATAGAGAAAGATCAAGTATGCCGTGAATGTGGGGAATCCTTCACCAAGAAGTCTCAGTTCATTGATCATCAGAGAGTTCATATAGGAGAGAAACCTCATGGATGCAGTCTGTGTGGGAAAGCATTCTCTAGAAAGTCCAGGCTCACTGAACATCAGAGAATACATACAGGACTGAAACACTATGAATGTGCTGAATGTGACAAAACCTTCCCCAAGAAATCTCAGCTCAATATACACCAGAAGACTCATATGGGAGAGAAACCCTATATGTGcactgaatgtgggaaagccttcatcaAGAAGTGCCGGCTCATTTATCATCAGCGaactcatacaggagagaaaccccatgGATGCAGtctctgtgggaaagccttctctACAAAGTTCAGTCTCACTACACATCAGAAAACTCACACAGGAGAAAAACCCTATATATgcaatgaatgtggaaaaggtTTCATTGAGAAAAGGCGTCTTATTGCACATTATCGAACTCATACTGGAGAAAAACCTTTTATATGCAATGTATGTGGGAAAGGCTTCACTTTAAAGAACAGTCTTCTCACACATCAGCAAACTCATACAGAAGAGAAATCATATACatgcagtgaatgtgggaaaggCTTTTCCATGAAGCACTGTCTCCTTGTTCATCAGCGAACTCATACCGGAGAAAAGCCCTATATATGTAATGTGTGTGGAAAAGGCTTCACCCTAAAGAGCCCTCTCATCAGACATCAACgaattcatacaggagagaaaccctatatatgcagtgaatgtggaaaaGGCTTCACAATGAAGAGTGATCTGATCGTACATCAGCGAACTCATACTGCAGAGAAACCATTTGTATGTAATGATTGTGGGAGAGGCTTTACTGTGAAGAGCCGTCTGATTGTACATCAGCGAtctcatacaggagagaaaccgtATGTatgcagtgaatgtggaaaaGGCTTCCCAGCAAAGATCCGGCTGATTGGACATCAACGaactcatacaggagagaaaccctatgtaTGTGGTGAATGCGGGAAAGGCTTCACTGAGAAGAGTCATCTTAATGTACATCGGCGtactcatactggagagaaaccatatatctgcaatgaatgtggaaaaggtTTAACTGGGAAAAGCATGCTCATTGCACATCAGCGGatccatactggagagaaaccatataaatgtaaTGAGTGTGGAAAGGGCTTCACCATGAAGAGTACTCTAGGGATACATCAGCGAACCCATACTGGAGAGGAACCCTATAAATGCAAccaatgtgggaaagccttcagaaAGAAGACATGCCTTATACAACATCAGAGATTTCACACAGGAAAGACGTCCTTTGCATGTACTGAATGTGGGAAATTCTCTTTGCGCAAGCATGATCTCATTacccatcagagaattcatacaggagagaagccctataagtgcagtgaatgtgggaaagctttcaccACAAAGTCAGGGCTCAATGTCCATCAAAGAAAACATACAGGAGAGAGGCCCTATGGATGCAATGACTGTGGGAAAGCATTTGCCCACTTGTCAATCCTTGTTAAACATAAGAGAATGCACACATAGTCATTGTGGGACCCTTGGGATGTTATAGTATTTGCACTGAAGAGTAACTTAATGAATGCAGAGAATGTGATAGTATCATTAGTGATCAATTACCTCAAATTTTATGTCAAAGAAAACATGTATGAAATGACTCTGATACAATTTGCATTGATAAAAATCCTCTAGGTCATTTTATGtacaaaaattttattctgagataaatcatatgaatggataaactaggAGAGCTTTCAGTGGGAAGATGGATCATAAGTGAAACCACTAATTGGTAAAAATATAGTAATTGTGGGAAAGCTGCTGCCCAAAAATAAGATCTCAATGGCTTTCAAATAGTTTGCATTCTCAGAAAAATAGTTTTATATGAATATAGCAGGGTTTCCAGTAGTATCTTTAGCTTCATCCTTTGCCAgaaatcacaaaacaaaacaaaacaaaacaaaaacccaaacatGTGAACACATGAACATACTAAATATGGAGCACTTTTAGCAAAATATCAGATaactcataaaagaaaagattgtcAGAAAAATGATAAGTGAGTGCTTTCTGCCACAAGTCTAACCTTAATATATATTGCAACCTGTTGTGCATTTGGGGGATAGGATATCTTGAACCATATTTTCAAGTGCCTTCTCAGTGATACTATAAATTTTAAGGGTGGCTGTTCCTCTTCtattgaattcagttattatatACAATTCAGAAGAATTCAATGCCTATCATTTTATTATGTTAGCTTTTCCATATTTTGGTTCTAAGTTAATTTAGGCATTATCTTGGAATACTTAAAGTACTTCAAAATGAAACTGAATGTTAAACACATAAGTGTAAACACAACATATTTGGATGTGTTTAAACAAACTGATAAGTACCATCAAGTATTTTATGGGATTAACATAAAGATGATTTtctacacattttattttaaaataaatttagatcCAAGAAAAGAAATAGTCCAGAGACTTTCTGGGTGTCCTTTACCCAGCTTCTTCATCATCAATTTCAGGAAAATGATATTGTTACAATGTTACTAACTAAATTACAGGCCTTATTTGCCCAGTTTTAACATACACTTGTTAGGATTTGTTCTGCTTTCTTGTAtagttttaagaaattttattatgTATAGATTCATATAACCACCACAGCAATCAAGATAGAGAACTCCTTCAACACAGACTCCGTTATGCTACTCCTAAACAGTCACACCCCTTAACCCTAATACTTGGCAACGACTGGTATAAAATCACTATTGGGAAAATAGGGTCATGCAGCATGTACCCTTTTGAGGTTGGCTATTTGACAACAAACAAATTCAGAGCCATCAGAGTTGTTGGGTATATAAATAGTTGTTGTATTGCTGAGTAGTAATCTGTAACATAGATGTTCCCCAGTTTATCCATTCAACCAATGAAGGATATTGGAGTTGTTTCAAGTGTTTTACTGttatgaataaagatgctatgaacattcttgtacagtGATTTTGTGTGaatttaagtttttgtttctctAGGCTAAGAACATTTGAGTACAATTCATAGATCACATGGTGAGTGTATGTTTATGAGAAACTGACGAAcgtttccagagtggctgtaacattttatgttcccatcaacaatgtaaaAGAGGtccagttgctctacatcctctctagcacttggtGTTGTCAGTTTATTTTAACTATTCTATTATGTGTGTACTTGTATCATTGtggctttattttgcatttccctagtggctatgGATGTTGAATATGGTTTTATGTGCTCACTTGTCATCCATATAACCTTTGATAAAGTGttttaagtcttttgtccatttttcaattcgaatttttttttttcagtgtggaGTTTAGACAGTTCTTTGTATATGTTTAGAAAAGTCCTTTGTCCAACATTcatatacaaatattttccctCTTCTGTAGCTTATGCTTTCATTCCCTTAGCAGGGTTTTTCtcagaggaaaatattttaataatgaagtcttatttcactgttctttttcttttatggattctAATTTTGGTATTATGTCTAAGTGTTATTCACCAGTCGTAGGTCATGAATATATTTTCTGGTGTATTCACAGAAAAGTATTACATTTTTGCCATCAGTATTAGAACTATGGAttcattttttagttattttttgtatatggggtGAGATTTAGTTTATGGTTCATTTTCTTAGGCTATCATTGTCcactatttgtttaaaaaaattgtttcttcattgaattgcttttgtacATTTGTAAAAGTCAGTTGCCAGTATTTACGTGGGTTTATTTCCTGACTAGCCTGTTCTTCTGATCTGTGTGTCTATTTCACTGTCCTGATTATTGTCGATGTATGCTAAATCAAGAAATCAGGTTCTGCgattcctccaactttatttttctcttcacaaTTGCTTGACTATTCTGGTTCATTTGCCTTtccacttaaatttttaaataagcctGTCTATATTTACAAAACATACTTTGAGAGTTTTGTTGAAATTGCATTAAAGCTATAGTGCAAGTCAGAGTCCTGATATCTTAACTATGTTGAGTCATCCAACCTAAGAACATGCAATGTCACTCCATTTAGTTACTTATCGTTTCTATACTTTATAGACTACACATCTTGTACATCTCTTTCCAGAGATCCTCTTCTCTACCATACGGAcacgttttcttctaagatcgCTGCGCCCACGGGACTCCTCCCTAACGGCTGAGACAATGTCTGCACATGGGGCGCTGCCATCTTGCTTTTTCCCCCGCCGCCTGCATAGAATTTACCCTGTGCCCTGTTTACCTTGGCTGGTCTCCGGCCACTGAAAACTGACGTGGTTAGCACAGCGCCGCTGACCCTTCATTGCAATGAATAGTGGAGGGCACTGGGGCGAACGAAAGTGATTTCAGTTTCTCTCAGCAGCTGAGTCGTCGCTGCCGTTATGGCCGCCACGTCAGAAAGGCCGAGAGGGGCGTGGTCATGGTACCTCTCGGAGCCGGTCCCGGGGGGCAGAACTCCGACTTCCGGAAATGTCTCCCGGCCCTGGCCGGAAGCCGTCGTCCCAGCCCCTCGGCGTCCCTAGCGACGGCGAAGGAGGGACTGAGACGCAAGAGCGTTGGAATTCGAAGTGGTTTTGGACGTGGCcgcagcttctggtggctgcggGGGGAGTCTGGGAAGGTTCAGCATCCGGTGAGTCGGTTTCTGGCCGAGGATCCCGTGTGAAGGGCTCGTAGGGTCGGTGAGCGAGGATGCGTGTGAAGGTCcgtgttgggtttttttttatttggggtCAGTCACTAAGGAATCTGGGAGTTAGTCAATTGGGACTTTGGCCAGTGGTTAGGGTTTGCGGTCTGTGTGGTCGCTGTGTTTGTAAGACTCAATGATCGGAGAACTCGGGTTACTACACTATGTTTGCTGTTTAATGTGGGACTCAAGGCTTTGGCAATCCTGGAGTAGGGATGGGGGGATCACTGAACGAGGGTTTCTGGGGTAGGTTTCAGATTTAATATGAAGTCAACGTTTTGGAGGGAGACAAGTGTGCTTCTGTGTTTCATAGGCTTGAGGAAGTGGAGTTTTCTAGGCCCTGTGTCTCGGGTTGGTGGGTGGTTTGAGGCTCAAGCTTTGGAGGCTGAGAATATTTATGTTCAGTCTTTAAAATCCAACTCCGTCCTCCAGGTTCCTATTAAAAACTTTGTTTTCCTATATCCACTTTTATTGTCGGCACAAAAATCAGAGTTCAGCATGTTCAAGTGGTGTGACAAGCATTGAAGACGGgatttttgttcctcttttcttAAAGTTAACTGTATATTTCTCTTGGTTATTTCCTTTCATGTTTGTTTGACACAAGTAAAAACAACCCTTTTCCTCAATTCTACGATGTGGTGAGAACCATTTCATTCTTCTCTTCTTAGActtcctttaagaaaaaaaaaaggattatttttATAACCATATGTATAATAAACAATCTTCTACTGTGGCTGGTGGAACACTGGAGCTATTTTGCGTCTTCTCTGCCAATTATTAAGCGTTCCTGTTACTCCACATTATTGCCAGCAATTCATATTGTCAGTTTTGGATATCAGCAATTCTAGTAGCTGGCTATGTGTATCAAATTTTAGTTTTTGCAATTTCCTAATAAAAAATCATGTTGtccatcttttcacatgcttgttTGCTGTTATCTTTTTCAATCAAGTGTCTGAGGTCTTTGCCCATATATAAAACTTGAATTGTTTTATTGctgttttaagaattctttatatgttgCGGATACAATTCCTTTATGATATAAATGACTTCCACATATTTCATTAAGTCCCTTACTTGTCTTATCATTGCCTTAACAGTGTCTTCCAGAGGGCATaagtttaaaactttttttataatGTCCAATCTGtcaattttttctttactggatcatgcttttgatgtTGCATCTAAACTCTCATCATCAAACCCAGGGTCACCCTGATTATCccctatgatttcttctaggGATTTTATccctttacattttatatttatggaTAAGGTCAATTATGggttatttttatatgaaatgtgaGGAGTGTGTTcaaattattttgctttatttttttgtatgtatACCTCCAATTGTTTGAGcacaatttgtttaaaaaatctatcctttctccattgaattgcttgtGAAACTTTGTCAAAACAGTTGAGTATGTTCATTTGGGTCTTTTTCTGCACTCTGCATTGTGTTCCATTGATCTTTGTGTCTAATCTTTCCCCACTATCAATACCAACTCTAGTTttataaatcttgaaatcagggAAGGTGCATTCTCCAAGTTGGTTGTTCTTTGTCAGAAGTGTTTTGGCTAaactagttcctttgcctttccatgtaaaatttaaaatcagcTTGTCCAATATCTACAGAAAGACTGAGACTTGGATTAAgcttgcattgaatctacagattAAGTTGTGAAGAactgtcatcttaacaatattcatgGTTACAATCTGTGAACActgtatatctctccatttatttggctattcattgatttgtttcttcagtgttttgtatTTTGCAGCATAGAAAACTTGCATatatttccttacatttataCCTAAGCAGTTCAGTTTTAGGGTAGTAATgtaaatgttattaatatttttaaattctcaaatttCAATTGTTTGTTgctggttgtgctggtttgaatgtattatgtccccagaaaaagcaatattctttgatgcaatcttgtgaggcagacctattagtggggattaggttggaaccttttggttcagtgtttccatggcgatgtgactcaatcaactgtgggcaagacctttcatttgattatttctgtggaggtgttgccccacccattcagggtgggtctttaccggatcactggagtactttaaaagagctgcacaggcccagacacagagcaactgagagtgacattttggagaagagctgcacctgagagacacattttgaagacagccattggaggctgacactgacattttggagaaagtcattttgaatccaggactctggagcagatgccaggcacatgctttcctgtgggaaactgagtcttccatgttgcctgaggcatatctagggtggtggcttagaacgctaagcctcaggcctgcatggaacaccatgcgggcccgccctgtaaagatatgtgtcttgtgactatgatgacaatgtttaccattgtcctaaacctagattgttccttctgatatgcaacaggatgtaaacataggtatctggtgggctctcccaagcctgaggacatttagcatatactccctgatcttctgaaataaataactggagcaaaggtgcattattgtccacttagcacgagatgcagtgggccccctgctcccttaattcttaactttgtgtctgtgtctcatttctgcgccaccctgtcagcaacaccttcccagctaacaggttttccggacaccattggccatccttcagtgaaggtacccgacttttgtggccttaggactgtaactgtgtaaccaaataaaccccttttataaaagccaatccatttctggcattttgcataaaggcagcattagcaaactggacaaGGCTGGAGTATCTTGAAGTGACAGACAGTAAAAGAATTGCTTTAAAGACAAAGCAGCCAATTCAAAGTAATTGTCAATGAAGCCAATTTGAAGTAACTCCCAATGGCTAAAGCTGCaataatttgagcaacaaaataaataatgatgctATTGGGTTATAATCCAAAGTATAATATAAATATCCAAGGTCCTATTGATGTAAAAAAACATatatactgaatatataaataaataaaggagaaaggaCAAATTTTACTTATGGAAATTCTAAATCATATATGTAGATACTTCCCCCTCAGCAGTAGGTGGAGTTTGATTGCCCTCCTGTTGAGTGTGGACTAGACTTAGTGACTCATTTCCAAAGAAGGGTGTATGGAACAAGAAAAATAGTAAACTTGCAGTACAGAAACCTGGTAAACACTATCCTAACCAAGAGATCAATGTTATGCTATTTTGATTTCATGTATCCTTAGATATGGTGTGATGAGAAAGTCACTTCAACTCTGACGTGTTCTTTCCAAAAATGCCAAGTGTAAtgaggaaaacatcagacaaactcaAACTGAaggacatctacaaaatacctgaccagtatcaaagtcttaaaaatgaaaaaagaccaGTAACAGTTTCAGACCAGTGGAATCCAAGGAGACATGATGTCTATGTGCAATACGGTATCCTGGGTTGACTCCTGggacagaaaaagaacattagtgGACAAACTTGTGAAATCCAAACAGAATCTGTAATTTAGCCAAGagtgttatttcttaattttgacatGATTATGTAAGATGCTTACATTAGGGGAAGCTGAATGAAGTGTATATGGGAACTTTTTGTATTatctaaaatttttctaaaatgagaaGTTTATTTCAAAAATAGGTATAGTTtgattttacatttcattttatatatttttagtggCTGCAATAATATATCAAATGGATCAAATTGTAGCATGGGGATTAGAGTCACATTAAATGTATGCATTAAATTGTAGGGTAATTGACAAacataaaatattcaattattttcacatttattatgATCCTCTGGTTATCAAAGTtcctcccaccaccacctccgAGATTTATTGTACCTTTCAAAATGTCTATGTCCCAGGCATCCCCATTTGCTTTAAATCCTAGGTGGTTTGTaaatttttcaattatatttgtcttgtttttattCCCTCTGTCTTCATTTTGTCCTGTAGAACAGCCCTTGATTTTTACAGCTTTATAGttaaaatatacacataattATTTACCAGTAGTAAGTTTACAAGTTGATGACatttaataaatttatagagatgtGCCGTCATCacaattcaatttttagaacattttcatgacctacAAAATTAATTGGATGATAGTTTCTTATtgctgagttttgagagttctttatatattctgaatacaagtcctttatcaaagGTATAAagtggaaatattttctccccagcAGTGACTGCTCTTTGCATTTTCTTATATGGTGCTTAGAAgcacaagagtttttaattttaaataagtcaaattgttttctttcatggcTCATGCATTAAGTGTCTTAGAACCCTTCACCCATGGTCATGAAGATTTAT
Proteins encoded:
- the LOC119521293 gene encoding zinc finger protein 615-like isoform X1, whose translation is MQLSPFRRNVSDPRRAPYAGERPGEGAEADQALASQFSRWQVAAASAENQVLAFQKQGGLGEGRRRRCQDLALVISDDSLDWRLQLLNTDLERIQKKQRQNILVSSHFPKSEENDPGPGYQANKLDALSKLKRGEPWTTEEEIQSWIGPDIGKVDDPLQHHLQNQRIQKFMEQCHEHNTFGNINHSKCFLLRQQHDMFKLHGKTVKSNLSLENQNRSSELKNFSEFNGDGKSFLQDKHEQFDTEVQFTETAKPISNKSQVIKHQRTHKIEKDQVCRECGESFTKKSQFIDHQRVHIGEKPHGCSLCGKAFSRKSRLTEHQRIHTGLKHYECAECDKTFPKKSQLNIHQKTHMGEKPYMCTECGKAFIKKCRLIYHQRTHTGEKPHGCSLCGKAFSTKFSLTTHQKTHTGEKPYICNECGKGFIEKRRLIAHYRTHTGEKPFICNVCGKGFTLKNSLLTHQQTHTEEKSYTCSECGKGFSMKHCLLVHQRTHTGEKPYICNVCGKGFTLKSPLIRHQRIHTGEKPYICSECGKGFTMKSDLIVHQRTHTAEKPFVCNDCGRGFTVKSRLIVHQRSHTGEKPYVCSECGKGFPAKIRLIGHQRTHTGEKPYVCGECGKGFTEKSHLNVHRRTHTGEKPYICNECGKGLTGKSMLIAHQRIHTGEKPYKCNECGKGFTMKSTLGIHQRTHTGEEPYKCNQCGKAFRKKTCLIQHQRFHTGKTSFACTECGKFSLRKHDLITHQRIHTGEKPYKCSECGKAFTTKSGLNVHQRKHTGERPYGCNDCGKAFAHLSILVKHKRMHT
- the LOC119521293 gene encoding zinc finger protein 615-like isoform X2, with amino-acid sequence MQLSPFRRNVSDPRRAPYAGERPGEGAEADQALASQFSRWQVAAASAENQGSLTLEDVAVQFTWEEWQLLDPAQKDLYQDVMLENYSNLVSVGYQANKLDALSKLKRGEPWTTEEEIQSWIGPDIGKVDDPLQHHLQNQRIQKFMEQCHEHNTFGNINHSKCFLLRQQHDMFKLHGKTVKSNLSLENQNRSSELKNFSEFNGDGKSFLQDKHEQFDTEVQFTETAKPISNKSQVIKHQRTHKIEKDQVCRECGESFTKKSQFIDHQRVHIGEKPHGCSLCGKAFSRKSRLTEHQRIHTGLKHYECAECDKTFPKKSQLNIHQKTHMGEKPYMCTECGKAFIKKCRLIYHQRTHTGEKPHGCSLCGKAFSTKFSLTTHQKTHTGEKPYICNECGKGFIEKRRLIAHYRTHTGEKPFICNVCGKGFTLKNSLLTHQQTHTEEKSYTCSECGKGFSMKHCLLVHQRTHTGEKPYICNVCGKGFTLKSPLIRHQRIHTGEKPYICSECGKGFTMKSDLIVHQRTHTAEKPFVCNDCGRGFTVKSRLIVHQRSHTGEKPYVCSECGKGFPAKIRLIGHQRTHTGEKPYVCGECGKGFTEKSHLNVHRRTHTGEKPYICNECGKGLTGKSMLIAHQRIHTGEKPYKCNECGKGFTMKSTLGIHQRTHTGEEPYKCNQCGKAFRKKTCLIQHQRFHTGKTSFACTECGKFSLRKHDLITHQRIHTGEKPYKCSECGKAFTTKSGLNVHQRKHTGERPYGCNDCGKAFAHLSILVKHKRMHT
- the LOC119521293 gene encoding zinc finger protein 615-like isoform X3, which gives rise to MIQDQGSLTLEDVAVQFTWEEWQLLDPAQKDLYQDVMLENYSNLVSVGYQANKLDALSKLKRGEPWTTEEEIQSWIGPDIGKVDDPLQHHLQNQRIQKFMEQCHEHNTFGNINHSKCFLLRQQHDMFKLHGKTVKSNLSLENQNRSSELKNFSEFNGDGKSFLQDKHEQFDTEVQFTETAKPISNKSQVIKHQRTHKIEKDQVCRECGESFTKKSQFIDHQRVHIGEKPHGCSLCGKAFSRKSRLTEHQRIHTGLKHYECAECDKTFPKKSQLNIHQKTHMGEKPYMCTECGKAFIKKCRLIYHQRTHTGEKPHGCSLCGKAFSTKFSLTTHQKTHTGEKPYICNECGKGFIEKRRLIAHYRTHTGEKPFICNVCGKGFTLKNSLLTHQQTHTEEKSYTCSECGKGFSMKHCLLVHQRTHTGEKPYICNVCGKGFTLKSPLIRHQRIHTGEKPYICSECGKGFTMKSDLIVHQRTHTAEKPFVCNDCGRGFTVKSRLIVHQRSHTGEKPYVCSECGKGFPAKIRLIGHQRTHTGEKPYVCGECGKGFTEKSHLNVHRRTHTGEKPYICNECGKGLTGKSMLIAHQRIHTGEKPYKCNECGKGFTMKSTLGIHQRTHTGEEPYKCNQCGKAFRKKTCLIQHQRFHTGKTSFACTECGKFSLRKHDLITHQRIHTGEKPYKCSECGKAFTTKSGLNVHQRKHTGERPYGCNDCGKAFAHLSILVKHKRMHT
- the LOC119521293 gene encoding zinc finger protein 615-like isoform X4, giving the protein MLENYSNLVSVGYQANKLDALSKLKRGEPWTTEEEIQSWIGPDIGKVDDPLQHHLQNQRIQKFMEQCHEHNTFGNINHSKCFLLRQQHDMFKLHGKTVKSNLSLENQNRSSELKNFSEFNGDGKSFLQDKHEQFDTEVQFTETAKPISNKSQVIKHQRTHKIEKDQVCRECGESFTKKSQFIDHQRVHIGEKPHGCSLCGKAFSRKSRLTEHQRIHTGLKHYECAECDKTFPKKSQLNIHQKTHMGEKPYMCTECGKAFIKKCRLIYHQRTHTGEKPHGCSLCGKAFSTKFSLTTHQKTHTGEKPYICNECGKGFIEKRRLIAHYRTHTGEKPFICNVCGKGFTLKNSLLTHQQTHTEEKSYTCSECGKGFSMKHCLLVHQRTHTGEKPYICNVCGKGFTLKSPLIRHQRIHTGEKPYICSECGKGFTMKSDLIVHQRTHTAEKPFVCNDCGRGFTVKSRLIVHQRSHTGEKPYVCSECGKGFPAKIRLIGHQRTHTGEKPYVCGECGKGFTEKSHLNVHRRTHTGEKPYICNECGKGLTGKSMLIAHQRIHTGEKPYKCNECGKGFTMKSTLGIHQRTHTGEEPYKCNQCGKAFRKKTCLIQHQRFHTGKTSFACTECGKFSLRKHDLITHQRIHTGEKPYKCSECGKAFTTKSGLNVHQRKHTGERPYGCNDCGKAFAHLSILVKHKRMHT